In Mycolicibacterium gadium, the genomic window GCCGTCTTCTTCGCAATGAGGTCGAGGTAGAACGTCGTGTCGCCGAGGTAGTCGGTCAGACTGGGCGCTTTAGGATCGACGCTGCCGAAGATGAATCCGGCGTACGAGTCGACATGGGGGATGTGACGTAATCCCCACTGCGACTTGTCGAAGCCGCCGGGATAGGCCTCCCTCATCGCCGGCACACCGACGAGCTCGCCGGTGTTGCTGTACACCCAGCCGTGGTACGGGCACTGGAAATGCGCGGTGTTTCCCATCTCCGCCCGGCACACGAGCGCACCACGGTGTCGACAAGAATTGGACAGCGCCTGGATCCGGCCGGAGCTGTCCCGGCAAACGATCACCGAATCGGCCCCGATGTGCCGCACGACGAAGTCGCCGGACTTGGTCAACTCCGACTCATGTCCGAGGAACACCCACGCTCGTCCGAAGATCCGCTCCATCTCGATCGTGTGCAGCGCAGGATCGCTGACGACGCGGGCCGGTAAGCGCCCGACCTTGAGCCCGTCCGCTACGTCGCGCAACGCGAGCCGCAGGTAGGGATCGGTCGCGTCAGCTGTTCCGGTTGTTTCGGTGGTCATATGGTCGGGCCCTTTCTGGAATTGGCGATATCCACGAGGAGGTGGTGAGGGGAGCTGGCCCTACAGGAATACCGACAGGTTGTCGATGGGCAACGTCGAGTGGTCGAGCAACACCTCGCGCCGAGCCAGCCGCAGCGAATCGTCGGTCCGGCGCAACACGTCGACGCGTTCGGCCGAGAGCAACTCCCAGCGGCCGCTATCTCCGCGGCTGCGAAAGAACAACAGGTTCGAGCGCACGGTCAACTCATCAGTCCCCGGTCCGGCAGTCGTGCGGATGTTGGACACGAAGTGCCGGGTCCGCGACCGAGGTGACTCGGCCCACGAGAAGTCCGTCTCGCCGCGAAGAACCCGCATCTCCAAACCCGTGTAGTCGTCGTTCCAGTGCGCGATCGCGCCCACCCAACCCGCGGAGTCCTCCCTCGTGGTGCGCACCGGAACCACATACCGGATGTCGGGGTCGAGCAGACCCAACCATTCCCGGAACTGCCCCCCATCGAGTAGCTCCGCCTCCCGGAACATGAACGCCTCGACAGCCTCACGGGTATCCCGATCGACCCCGACCGCATTCATCACACCGAACTCCTCGATCAACCCGTCAACACTCACTCTCTATTCTGCTGAACAGATGCGTCCTCCGCTGTAGAGAATGCTAGATACGTCACACCGGCCCGTCAAGACGCCATGTCGGAATGAACCACGACCAAAACGGCTCCCACAGCAAGCCCCACGGCGCTCCCCGAACCAGCCCCACGGCACACGTCATTGACGGCCAGCGAACCTGCAGACGACAACCGGATGTATCGCCCGGTCGTCGCCTTGCCCGGCGGCTTGACAGCGGCGGCGGCCCTTGCAATGTGCGCACTGTCGGTGAGAGCGCTGCCGGCGTTTTCCTCGTCAACGCGCGGCAGCACACGCACGTCTATTGGCCGGTCCCTACGTTATGAGGGTCGAATCGCCGCGATTAGAGGGCTGGAATGGATCATTAATGGCGGCAGCCTGCTAAAGCACGCGCCGCTCATGCCTCCGCACCTTCGGCGGAGTTATCCCTATGCATCGATACCGCCGCGTCGTCGTCGCGGATCTACGCCCGTGACGTTTATGTGTCGGTCAGGCTCCCGGCCGGACTCAGGACAGCGGAGGGCCTGGCGGCCCGATGCGACGGCTGATTGTTTGTAATTCGGTGTAGGAATCCAGGCTGGCTGGAGAGAATTCGCGTCCCAAGCCGCTTGCTTTCGCCCCACCGAAGGGTGCGCGGGGGTCGAGGGAGGTGAAGGTGTGGCTGTTGATGAAGACGGAGCCGGTGTCGAACCGACGGCCAAGCAGGAACGCCCGCTCTTCATCTGACGTCCAGATCGAGGCGGCAAGCCCGTATTGCGATTGATTCACGAGCCGGATCACGTCGTCCAGTTCGTCGTATTTCAGCACGGGCACTACCGGGCCGAACTGTTCCTCTTCGACGATTGCGAGGCGGGGATCAGCCGCAGTGACCACGCTGGGCATCATGAAGTGGCCGTGGTCCCAGGCCGCCGAATCGAGCCGCTGCCCGAGGGTGGTGACGGTCGCGCCGCTCGAGCGCGCGTCGTCCACGATCTTCTCGACGAGGTTCTTCTGCTGAGCGTTGTTCAGCGGCCCCATGGTGACTCGGGGGTCGTCGCCGGGCCCGACGACGATTTCATCCACGGCGGCTGAGAACGCTTCCACGAAGCGGTCGTGGATGCGGGTCGGCACGTAGATACGTTTGAGACCGAAGCACACCTGGCCGGTGGTCGCGAACGCGCCTTTTACGATCTGCCGCATAGTCTCGGGCGAGAGGTCGACGTCGTCGAGGAGGATCGCAGGGTCGTTTCCGCCCAGCTCGAGCGTCACCCGCTTGATGTCGCGCGCGGCCGCGGCCATAACTTTGCGCCCGGTATCGATGCCGCCGGTGAAACCAATCTTGCGAATTCTCGGGTGAGCGACGAGTGCTTCTCCGACCGCGTCGCCTCCGGTGACCATGTTGAGCACGCCCGGAGGAAAGTGCTGTTGAAGGGCTCGGATGACTTCAGCGAGAACCAACGGGGAGTTTGCCGCCGGCTTTAACACGACTGTGTTGCCGGCGACGAGCGCGGGCGCCAGCTTCATGAATGCCAGGACCACCGGGAAGTTCCACGGCGTGATGGCGGCCACCGGCCCGATTGGGCGGCGGCGGATGAGGGTCGTGCCCCCGGTGTCGCGAATCTGTTGGTCTGCCAGGATTTCAGCCGAAATGCCTGCGGTGTAGCCGCAAATGCCCGACGCGAATTCGAGGTCGACGTGCGACTCTTCGAGGATCTTTCCGTTCTCCCGGCTCAGGATCGGCGCATATTCCTCGATCATGTCGTGGATCGTGCCTGCGGCGGCAAGTAGTGCTCCCTGGCGTTCTTCCAGGGGCCGCGACGACCATTCTGGGAACGCCATTGAGGCCGCTGCAACCGCTTCGTCGACCTGCCCGGGTGCGGCGTCTGGGACCGAACCGAGCAGTACTCGGATATCAGCCGGGCTGACGACGTCGATCGTCCGGTCGGATGTTTCCTCACGTCCGTTGATGATGAGGTTTGCGTTGATCATGCCGAAGTCCTAACTTTCCTGCGGGGAACGGTTGATTTGTGGGAGCCATGTCTGGGTCATCGGAGGATCGCCCGGCGACCGCCAGATAAGTGCCGAATCCGGCGCCGGCCGCATCGGGCGACCATCATCGCCTGACCCCGCAGCCTGGACCTTGCCGAAGCCGAACACGTCCCGGCTTGCGCTACTCCGAAGGACATCAAGTTTTATTTTCGTCGGGCGGAGAGTCGCCGCTGCCGTCGAGGGGCTCTACGCCCGGGAGGAAGGGGTCCGGGATCACTAGTGCGTGGCTGACAACGATCGCGTCCACGTGGCAATCGATTGCGCACAACCGACAGGAATGACAGTCGTTGGGGTAGATGATCTTGGCTCGCCACTTGGTCGTGGCCCACGGTTCGTCGCCCTCCACCAGCCGGATCACCCCGGTTGGGCAGCTGTCGATGCAGACGTTGCACCCGTCGCACGTTGTCTCGTCGATGCTTTCGATCACTGAACCGCCGCCTCCTCGCGGTAGCCTTGCGGCACGGTATATGGACTTGGATGGCGGCCGGGCGGGGCCTGCACCGGCCACGACTATTCGCCGGACTGCGCGGCGTATCGCGCGCTGCGACTTTCGGCGCGCGCGCGCCCGCCGCCGCAGTGCCGCGAATCCCGTGCCTACCCGAATGCCGGATCACACACAGGCCGGACCTGGCATCGGAGCGATCTCCGCCTGCCCCAGACACTCCGCGACCCCGCAGTCGAGAACTGACGCGCTACACGCCGTGCCATACCCGGCCGCGTACAGGCCGGGCACTGTGGTGGCTCCGTCCAAGTCGATCGTGGGACCGCTGGTGCTGCTCGTGCCGAGCACGATGAACGGGGTCACCTCCAGCAGGTCAGTGGAGGGATCGACCTCAAACTCGGTAAAGGCGCGCCGCACCGTCGGAGACACTTCATACAGCACCTCTAGATCCGCCTGTGGTACGTGACGCAAGTCGAGATAGCACGGCCCTCGGCCCTCCACCATCTCGGTCATGATCGCGCGCGCGATGGTGAACAGCCCGCCCTTATCCCCCCAGATCGGGTCATAGCGGTCCATGAAGTACTCGCCCGCCACGTTGCAGAACTTGCCACCGATCCCCTGAATCTTGGCTTGACCCGGTGTGAAGAATGAACGATTGAAGTAACTCCAGGCGGCGAACTGGCCGAACTCCATGCCGGCGAACTCGGCACCCACTCGCCACGCCGCCACATGCCCCTCGCCGCTGCAATGGTCGGCGAACGCGTAATGCAGCTTGGGATACCAGGGGCCGGTGTTGAGGATGACGCTGCCCGCCGTAAAGACATGACACTGGCCAGTGACAACGTTTACCCCCACCGCACCACACACCGCACCAGCGGTGGGCCGGCACCCGTCGGTGGTCAGCAGATCGATCACATCGACTCGCTCGAACAGACGCACCCCCGCCGCCTTCATCCTCTCCTTGAGGATTTCCATACACACGCGACCATCCACACCCAGCGTGGTGCCAAGGTTATGGCCGCGGACCGTCACATACTTCAGCGACCCATCCTTATGGGTGGAATAGGGCACACCCCACCCGATCTGCTCGTTAACCCTGTCATAGGCCTCGGCTATGTACTGCTGCACCCAATCCTGATCGGCCAAATAATTGCTGCCCACTACGAACTCGCGCGCCCACTCTGTCATCTCCTCACCCTGCACCCGGTGATCAGGGGCGTATTGGCTGTGGACATACGTCATCGGCCCTGCCCGAGACACCACCGCCTTCTCCACCAGAATCACCGACGACCCCAACTCGGCGGCCCGTAGTGCTGCCCGCACTCCGCCAATTCCCCCACCCACCACCAAGACGTCGCATTCTTGGACCGACACATCCAGGTCACTGCCCATAACGTCAGTCACGCCTTCACCAACATCTCGATCACGTCCGTCTCGGTTGTTTCGGTGGTCATATGGTCGGGCCCTTTCTGGAATTGGCGATATCCACGAGGAGGTGGTGAGGGGAGCTGGCCCTACAGGAATACCGACAGGTTGTCGATGGGCAACGTCGAGTGGTCGAGCAACACCTCGCGCCGAGCCAGCCGCAGCGAATCGTCGGTCCGGCGCAACACGTCGACGCGTTCGGCCGAGAGCAACTCCCAGCGGCCGCTATCTCCGCGGCTGCGAAAGAACAACAGGTTCGAGCGCACGGTCAACTCATCAGTCCCCGGTCCGGCAGTCGTGCGGATGTTGGACACGAAGTGCCGGGTCCGCGACCGAGGTGACTCGGCCCACGAGAAGTCCGTCTCGCCGCGAAGAACCCGCATCTCCAAACCCGTGTAGTCGTCGTTCCAGTGCGCGATCGCGCCCACCCAACCCGCGGAGTCCTCCCTCGTGGTGCGCACCGGAACCACATACCGGATGTCGGGGTCGAGCAGACCCAACCATTCCCGGAACTGCCCCCCATCGAGTAGCTCCGCCTCCCGGAACATGAACGCCTCGACAGCCTCACGGGTATCCCGATCGACCCCGACCGCATTCATCACACCGAACTCCTCGATCAACCCGTCAACACTCACTCTCTATTCTGCTGAACAGATGCGTCCTCCGCTGTAGAGAATGCTAGATACGTCACACCGGCCCGTCAAGACGCCATGTCGGAATGAACCACGACCAAAACGGCGCGGAGCTAACGACGATGCTGCACAACCGATCTGGACGCGAGCTCACGTGGCGGCTCCAGCCGATGCGCGATACCCGGGCGCCTGACGCGTCACCTTATGTCGGCGAGATCACGCTAAATCCTGACGAATCAGGCATTTACGACGCGCTCGGCAGGCTGCGGCAGTTCAAGCAAGATCGAGACCGGGACGTGTTGATCTCGTTGACCGACTTGCCTTTGCGCCGGGGCCGCCAGCCGGTCACGGCGGAGGTTTTGGCGATGTCGTCGTGCTGCCGGTGCCCTGCTGGGAGCTTTCGGCCGCGGGGCTCGGGAACAGAAAGCGCTCGCGGCGGTCGCTGCCGCTACTGTCCGCGGCGAAGCCGACAAACACCCCGGTTGCGGGCGTTAGCCGGCTTCTCTCCCCGGATCGCCCGGGTCGGCAGGCGATGATGATTGTCGCACCTATGGGTTCGGACATCTCCGAGTGATCGCCGGCGTGGTCCCTGGCAGACCGCCCGTGGCGCTTGTGACTTGTGACATGCTCGCTGCGGCCACGGCGGCGAAAACGCTTGTTACGCCGAACATCTGGGTGCTCGGCGACGCGTTGGGTCGGGTGCGACTTCCTATCCTGACGCTGCTCTCGATCACAATCCTGACTGGCTGACCCATCATCGTGCACGGGCTCTGGAGAAGCCCACCAGGTCGGTGGCCGCGAGCAGGCGGCATTGTTCAACCTCGCCACCGTCGCAGTGCTCGGCTTGGCAGTCCTTCCCGAAGTTCAGCCGGTGCTGAGTGGGCTGGCGACGTTGGCTACAGACCTAGACGCCTAGGTGGCGGGCGTGGTCAGCAGGTCGCCCTGAAGGTTCTTTCCCGGCGTCGACGACGAGGCGGGGGTGCCGTTCGCCGCGGCAGGCGGCAGCCCAGCGGCTTCCCTTGACCGGTGGTAGCGCTCCGCAAGTCCTGCCCAGCGTTCACCGTAGCGGTGCGCGGAGTCGACGACGGTCTGCGGTATGTGAACGAAGGGCGGCCGAGCAGCCCCAGCACGCCCATAGCCCGCAGTGTCGATTGCGATCTTCCACCAGGCGGACTGCATGGCTTGGAATTCCTCCATAGTCAAGCCCAGCGTTCGAAATGGCGCCTGCATCTGGTCGGCGATGGTCGCGGCCTCTGCCCAGTCGCCACGCTGGCATGCATCGCGCAGCGAAAGCGCGGGCCAGGGACCCATGCATACGTCGATGCTCCACGCTCCGGCAGCACCGAACATCATTGCGGGGTACATCAATTGGTCCAAGACGAGGACCGACATCTTGTCCTTGACCGCTTTGATGGCGCCGATCACATTGAAGATGTCCATCGAGGTCTGCTTGAGCGCAACGATATTGCGAATCTGGGCCAGCTCCCTGAATGCACCGGGCGGCAATGTGATGCGGAACGCGTGCGGGTTCTGGTAGATCATGATCGCCAGCTCCGGAACGGCCTCGGCGAGGTCTTTGTAGTACTGGACCGCGTTCTCGGCAGTCTGCGGCAAATACATCGGCGGTCCGCTCATGATGCCGTCCGCCCCGAGGTCGGCGATGACGCGGGCGCGTCGGATCGAGTCGCGCGTGTTGAGCGTGCTGGCACCAACGAACACCGGAACCCGGGCGTTTACCGTCTCCACGACCGCGGTGATGAGCGTGCGGTATTCGTCGTCGGAAAGGGTGTGCGACTCGCCGGCGCTGCCGGTCGTGACGATGCCGTCGACACCATCACGCACCAGTCGATCCACCAGAGACGCGAGCGCATCGGTGTCGATCGTGTCGACCGCGTTGACATCGGCGGCGTCCGGCGTCGAGCAGGCTGGCACGAATCCCCACAGCCCCTTCATGTCGCTGGGAACGAGTTCGCTGCTACGTGTTGTCATGAGCCGTGTCCAATCTGGTTTGAGGATCTTCGGAATGGGTTTTATTGGCGGTATGGTCGCGCGAGACCGCCCAGGGTGGGACTTGAGTCGATGGTCGGTGCCGATGCATACCCGTTCGTGGAATCCCGTCCCTCGGGCGAAGTCAACTTAGGCGCCGCGATCCGTGCTAGTAGTCGATGTCTAAGCCGCTCTCGAGTTCAGCGAGCCGATCCTGGGCTTTTCCGATCGACATCATCTTCATCATGTTGCCGACAGCTTTCATCTGCCCGGTCATGGCCGCAGTCTGGCCGTTGAGCGCTCCCCGAGACAGCTCGACGTTCGTTTCGTAGCTGAGCTCGGCCTCAACGTCGGGCGTGCGCGGTGGCGACCCGATACCCACGATGAGTGACCCGTCAGAGAAATGCATGTAGTAGTCATCGCTGGCCGGGCTCTGCGACACGGATACGCGCAGCACCACGTCATGTCCCGTCGCTGCAATGCGGAACTTCTCGTCAGAATTCGCAGCGTCGGTCACCGCAGTCGCCCAGTCGTCGGTCAGGAACTGGATCGCCATTTCACCTCCATATGATCGTTTTTCGCCGTCTCGTCTGTCGAGCCGTTCATGTTGTTGCGGCTTCGAGTGCTCCTGGTGGTGTTTGGGCGACCATCTGGTGGCCCCACACACTGGGTCGGTCGTACTGGGCGACGGTCCAGGTTTCCTCGTCGACGGTGGCCCCATCCCAGCCGTACTCGAGATCAAAACCGCTCGGTGTTCGGACGTAGAACGACACCATCCGATCGTTGACATGGCGCCCCAACGTCATGCTCAGCGGAATGTTGCGCGACATGCACAGGTCATAAGCCATCCCCACATCATCAAAACTTTGCACCTCGACCATCACGTGATGCAGCCCCCGCACACCAGGCATCGGAGTCAACGCGATGCTGTGATGGCGCGGGTTGCAGTGGTAGAACCACAGATCGATGAAGGTGTAAATCTCATCACTCTTCTTAAACCCCAACACCCCCCGCAAAAACCGGTCGGCCTGCGCGAGGTCCGGCGTCGCCAGCACCACATGACCCAACCCCTGCGCCCCGGTGACGAACCCCGATATCGCACGACCGGGCCGGAAGGAACCCGGCACCACCTTCTGACCGTAAAACAACTCATGACGCAACCCCGAAGGATCCGACAGCGTCAAAAAGCCCAACACACCGCGGGCCGCGCAGTCCTCCTCGGTTCCCACCTCAAACCCGATGCCCTGCCGATGCAACAACTCCCCAGCAGCCTCAACCGCCTCCTCGCTGCCCACATCCCACCCCGCATACAACATCCGGTTGCGCTCCCCGTGATGCACAGCCAACCGGTGGTCCGCGTCATCGATCCGCAACAGAACCGACCCACAGGCCGCCTCCACCGCCTCCATCCCCAAAACCTCCGGACCGAACTCCAACCACTCCTTCGCATCCGGAGACTCCACACCCACATAACCCAACGCCTTCACCAACATGTGCTGTCCTCGGGCGATTCAGTGGTTCGAGACGGTAAGTGACGCATAGCGCTGCTGGAGTGCGGCCCAGTTCTTGCCGGCCTCGCGCCCTCCAGCCAAGTAGGACTCCGGCACTTCGGTGTACGGCGGCCGGGTGGGCCCGGTGCGCATAAAACCGGCTGCTTGGAATTGGGCGTTGTCGATCTGGATGCTGTATTTGAGGAATTCGGCGAAGTTGCCGCCCGGGTAGAGCGTCTCGAGAGCGGCCTCGAGTTCGTCGGTGAGCGTTTGACAGTCGTCCCAGCGGCGGGCTCGGATTAAGTCGCGCAAGTGGGTTACCGGCGCAGGGCCGCAGGCCACATTGCCCGACCAACAGGCGGTGACCTCCTCTGGGAATAGCCGGGCAAAGTAGTACCAGTCGGTCTCAAGCGGCAGTAGCCGCACACGACCGCCGACGGCGCGGAGGTCGGAGAGGAAGGCGGAGCCACTGAGCAGTCCGAGATGCTTGGCAGCGACAACCTGCGGTATCTGGCTAAGCGCCTCGTATGCGGGGGTCCCGATCTTTCCCTTGAAGGCGCCTGGGTTGTCGTAGACAACCATTGCCAGGTTCGGCAATGCCTCGGCCACATCGCGATAGAAACGCACAATCCCGGCGTCGTCGAGGGGCAGCCACATCGGACGACCGACGAACAAACCGTCGGCACCGAGCTCGCCGAGCCGACGACCTCGAGTGATCGTATCGCGGGTGTTGAGCGTCGTCGCTCCAGCGAAAACCGGGATTCGCCCCGCGACGGCATCGACGACGGTGGCGACGAAGCTTTGCAACTCGTCCCATGTCAGCGAAGCACACTCGCCGAAGGTGCCTGTGGTCATAAGCACGTCGACCCCGCCGCGGACCATCGAGTCGGCAAGCGTCGCCGCCTCGTCGAGGTCCACGGAGAATGTTGTGTCGGGCTGGTCGGCCGTCGGGATGGAGGGCGTAGGAATGATGCCGACGACCCCGGTGATGTCATCAACGGTCAACTTCGTGTCAGGCACAGGCATTGCCTTTCTGGTGAAACGTCAGCGGGCTCGGAGGTTGGCGGGTACTGGGGGAAACGGGTGCGCCCCCAATGACAGCTCGGGCTCTTCGTAGTAGAGATTGAGCGCCTTGAGTGTGGGGATGTCGTTGACCGAGAACAGCACGGCATCTTCTGTCGACCGGTTGACGAAGTGATGGGTGCTCCAGTTAGGCACCGCGAAACTGTCGTGGGGCCCCCAGTCAAGCTCCACGTCGTCGACGACCGTCGTCCCTTCGCCACGCACGACGAAATACACGGCACTCGACGTGTGGCGATGGGCGTCGGTCCGCTGGCCGGGCCGCAGCAATTGCACCCAGCAATCGAGCGTTGGCATGGTCGATCCGCCTGTGACGGGGTTGGCATACCGCAGGACGACGCCGTCGTAGGGACTGCCCGCAAGGCCCGCCATCCGCTGGAGCTGCCGCTCGACGTCGCGCCAGGGATAGCGGAATGGAAAGTTCGCCGTCTTGACCTGCTCCCACGCAGGGCGGAGTAGGCCCCCGCGGTCGGCGAGATGCTCTCCAGGCTCTTCGCGTTGAGGTTGGCGCTTCTCGCCGTAGGACTCATAGAAGGGAACATTGAGCCCGAGCACCAATCCGATATCGAGCACGTCGAGCCAAACGACGTTCTCCGAAGTGGCATTCTCGTGGTCGTGCCACGTCCAGCGAGGGGTTAAGACGAGGTCGTAGTCCTCCATTTGGCACGGCTCGCCGTCCACCACAGTAATCAGGCCGGGGCCGCCTTGAATAGCGAACCGCAGCGCTGCCATGGTGTGGCGGTGCGCATAGGCAATCTCGCCGGGCTTGAGCATCTGCATGCCCATGTTCATGGTGTGCGTGGTTCCCCGGGCATCCGGATTGATGAACGAGAGATTGCGTCGCGCCGTCAAACTTTCGGGCATCACGTCGCACGACTTCAGAAGCTTCGCGTGAACATCGTGCCATCGCCACAGAAAGGGAACACCGGCGGGCTTGGGGCCGCCGACGACGCTTTCCAGCATTTCGTCGTATATCCATTGCCCACGTAAGTTGGCAGCCTCGAGCTCGACGTCGAATTCGCGGAGCTCTGAACTCTCGGCGGTGGACATTGGCTACCTTCTCTGGTTGGCAGAATGACACTCTGTCAATTAGAGATTATCGGCACCCGCCGGTCGCGTCAATAGCGCACGGGCAGCACTGAGCTGACCTCTTGGGTCAGTACCCCTAACGGGGCGAAAGGTCGAGTTATGCAGCACGCTAGACGAATTCGACTCCGCCGCCATCCAGGTCATCCGGTGCCGCAATTCGTGGTGTCGCGGGTGCTCCCGGATGGACTTGCGAGCGTGTTCGTTGAGCTGCTCGCGCGCCGATCTGCGGAAAGACTATCTATCTTCAGCCAACACGTCGGCGGCCCCCCGTGCCGACTCGCGCCAGCTCCGCTAGTCATCTCGGATCGGCGCACAACACAATGACGACACTGTTGCCGCTGGGGAGCAACTCGAGATCGGGTGAGGCGAGATAACGGCAAGGCGTTGATCTTGAGGGCCGTTTTCCCCGCTGGTGAGACGTTGTCGAATTAAGATTGCGACGCCGCTGCGAGCGTCTTCGGTGCACGTACAGTGCCACGTCCAATGGGGCGGGCAACCACGTGTGGCCGCACTATGGTGATCGCGTCGCGGCAGTGTCGGGTGGGTTCGTCAACAGTTCGAGCCTCCCCCGCACAGTTTCGAGATCGCTGCCGGCCTTCAGTGCACGCCTGCACTCGATCAGTGCTCGAGGCCAGTTCACGATCGCGGCGCCGCTCAAACGTTGCTCGCCATCGGGGTAGAGCGCTGTGAATCGATTGTCGGACAATCGATCTCCGACGACGAGTGGCTCACTTAGGTGAGTTGTTTGGCCGCAAAACTGGATCTTCCAGTCGTACTGGTCGCTCCATACGTACTCGACGGGCTCGTAGCAGCGCAGATGGTCGGGGTGCGAGATATTGTGCGCGACGCAAGACGCCTGGTCGACCGCGTTTGTCCAGTGTTCGATGCGCATCATCACGCCGCGGGCGCGATGAAACCAACGCGACACGTCGCCGACTGCGTAGACGTTTTCTGACGTGACGGCACGACAGAACTCGTCGCAGACCAGGCCGTCATCGACGACCAGTCCGGACGGCATCAGCCAGCCGTCGTTCGGCACGGCGCCGATGCCCACCACCACCGTGTCGGCTTCCACGACGGTCCCGTCCGTGAGGCCGACCTCCAAGTTGCCGCGCTCCCCCTCAATATTCTCGACACCGACGCCGAATCGCGTGTGCACTCCGTGGTCTCGGTGCAAATCGACGAACCACCCACCGATCTCTTCGGTAAGCACCCGGCTCAT contains:
- a CDS encoding NAD(P)/FAD-dependent oxidoreductase, with amino-acid sequence MTSRVVIVGSSVGGVRTAQALRSEGYDGDIVLVGEETALPYDKPPLSKALLAGTSDIAAATLLTRDAAAADAIELRLGRRAIGVDVAACEVEFADDEPLHYDHLVVATGASARPSPWGQGPGVHVLRTLEDCLRLRADLVAGARLVVIGAGFIGAEVASTARSLGLQVTVVDPVPVPMSRVLTEEIGGWFVDLHRDHGVHTRFGVGVENIEGERGNLEVGLTDGTVVEADTVVVGIGAVPNDGWLMPSGLVVDDGLVCDEFCRAVTSENVYAVGDVSRWFHRARGVMMRIEHWTNAVDQASCVAHNISHPDHLRCYEPVEYVWSDQYDWKIQFCGQTTHLSEPLVVGDRLSDNRFTALYPDGEQRLSGAAIVNWPRALIECRRALKAGSDLETVRGRLELLTNPPDTAATRSP